A genomic stretch from Sporocytophaga myxococcoides DSM 11118 includes:
- a CDS encoding serine/threonine protein kinase translates to MDILDYKDIKLIHASFNFSLWEACRIKDNKRVLLQRNALFPKERSKELDFFSLVDGFQSSLPTIVEADGQTLLVLEYFNGQTLPLQNLFASTNIAEKIKICISLAKLLEKIHDNKIIHNHFAPYNILLSADFEEARIFDFSNASFYNEQNQHNSRINDSTFLSYISPELTGKVGKLADYRSDLYSLGVMFYELFSGVSPFYSEDPYQMIHFHLAKRPVPLNELINGIPESLSQIVQKLLNKDQESRYQTAIGLRYDLERCHNELKNGFIESFFNWKP, encoded by the coding sequence ATGGATATTTTGGATTATAAGGACATAAAGCTTATTCATGCTTCTTTTAATTTCTCTCTTTGGGAAGCATGCAGAATTAAAGATAACAAACGAGTTTTGTTACAACGAAATGCTCTATTTCCAAAGGAAAGAAGTAAGGAACTGGATTTTTTTTCTCTGGTAGACGGTTTTCAATCTTCATTGCCAACTATAGTTGAAGCTGACGGACAAACACTTTTAGTATTGGAGTACTTCAATGGACAGACTTTGCCTCTCCAGAATTTATTTGCCTCTACTAATATTGCTGAAAAGATTAAAATATGCATTAGTCTCGCAAAGCTCCTTGAGAAAATTCACGACAATAAAATCATACACAATCATTTTGCTCCTTATAATATATTATTGTCTGCTGATTTTGAAGAAGCAAGGATCTTTGATTTTTCAAATGCCTCTTTTTATAATGAACAGAATCAGCATAATAGCAGAATAAATGATTCCACTTTCCTGAGTTATATTTCACCAGAGCTTACAGGTAAGGTAGGCAAACTGGCAGATTACAGAAGTGATTTATATTCTCTTGGAGTGATGTTCTATGAACTGTTCAGTGGGGTGAGTCCTTTTTATTCAGAAGATCCTTATCAGATGATTCATTTTCATCTGGCCAAAAGGCCTGTTCCTCTAAATGAATTGATTAATGGTATCCCTGAATCATTGTCACAGATTGTTCAAAAACTTTTAAATAAAGATCAGGAAAGCAGATATCAAACTGCTATTGGGCTTCGATATGACCTTGAAAGATGTCATAATGAATTGAAAAACGGATTTATAGAATCTTTTTTTAATTGGAAGCCATGA